From a single Rhodococcus qingshengii JCM 15477 genomic region:
- a CDS encoding ring-opening amidohydrolase: MPEAIEVRKVPLHSVSDASELAKLIDDGVLEADRVIAVIGKTEGNGGVNDYTRIIADRAFREVLSAKGNRSPEEVAEVPIVWSGGTDGVISPHATIFATVPADKVTKTDEPRLTVGVAMSEQLLPEDIGRTAMITKVAAAVKDAMANAGITDPADVHYVQTKTPLLTIHTIRDAKSRGKTVWTEQTHESMDLSNGGTALGIAVALGEIDMPTDEDVMHSRELFSSVASCSSGVELDRAQIVVVGNARGVGGRYRIGHSVMKDPLDQDGIWAAIRDAGLELPERPHSSDLDGQLVNVFLKCEASQDGTVRGRRNAMLDDSDVHWHRQIKSCVGGVTAAVTGDPAVFVSVSAAHQGPEGGGPVAAIVDLGQ; encoded by the coding sequence ATGCCCGAAGCAATCGAGGTCCGTAAGGTTCCGCTACACAGCGTCTCCGACGCCAGTGAGCTCGCCAAGCTGATCGACGACGGTGTCCTCGAGGCCGACCGCGTCATTGCAGTCATCGGCAAAACCGAGGGTAACGGCGGCGTCAACGACTACACGCGCATCATCGCGGACCGAGCGTTCCGAGAGGTTCTCTCCGCCAAGGGTAATCGCAGCCCCGAAGAAGTGGCGGAGGTGCCGATCGTCTGGTCCGGCGGCACGGACGGCGTGATCAGCCCGCACGCGACGATCTTCGCGACCGTGCCGGCAGACAAGGTCACCAAGACCGACGAGCCGCGCCTGACCGTGGGTGTCGCCATGAGTGAGCAACTGCTGCCCGAGGACATCGGCCGTACGGCCATGATCACCAAAGTTGCTGCGGCAGTGAAAGACGCGATGGCCAATGCCGGCATCACCGATCCCGCCGACGTGCACTACGTACAGACCAAGACTCCGTTGCTGACAATTCACACCATCCGTGACGCCAAGAGCCGCGGCAAGACTGTGTGGACCGAACAGACTCATGAGTCGATGGACCTGTCCAACGGCGGAACGGCTCTGGGGATCGCGGTTGCGCTCGGCGAAATCGACATGCCGACCGACGAGGATGTCATGCACAGCCGCGAACTCTTCTCCTCTGTCGCATCCTGCTCGTCCGGCGTCGAGTTGGACCGCGCGCAGATCGTCGTCGTCGGTAACGCACGTGGCGTCGGCGGACGCTACCGGATCGGCCACAGCGTGATGAAGGATCCGCTCGACCAGGACGGCATCTGGGCGGCGATCCGTGACGCCGGACTCGAACTTCCGGAGCGGCCGCACTCGAGCGACCTGGACGGTCAACTCGTCAACGTGTTCTTGAAGTGCGAGGCCAGTCAGGACGGAACGGTCCGTGGCCGTCGTAATGCGATGCTCGACGACTCCGACGTGCACTGGCACCGCCAGATCAAGTCGTGTGTCGGCGGAGTCACGGCAGCTGTCACCGGCGATCCGGCAGTGTTCGTCTCGGTATCGGCAGCGCACCAGGGTCCCGAGGGCGGCGGCCCAGTCGCTGCCATCGTCGATCTCGGTCAGTAG
- a CDS encoding CaiB/BaiF CoA transferase family protein: MNSTSKPHNTSARSGPLHDVIVVDLTRALAGPHAAMMLGDLGADVIKVESPHGGDDTRGWGPPFVEPTLEPPNTQRESTYFLSTNRNKKSITLDLKSDSGRATLEDLVCRADVLMENFRTGVLDRLGFSTERLAELNPRLIVLSISGFGHDGPEGGRAGYDQIAQGEAGLMSLTGSSPDDVQRVGVPIADLLAGMYGAFGVVAALKEREQTGKGRVVRTSLLASVVGVHAFQGTKWTVAGEVGTAQGNHHPSIAPYGLFRTGDGAVQISVGSESLWRRFCEGFDLDPDAPGMATNAERVENHFQVVELIERTFKPYSRDELLTELDRIGVPAGRVRTISEVYEWEQTRSQGLLVDVDHSTLGNITLPGPPLRFFDPDGTEVTETRHTAPPVLGEDTDEIMSWLQGFTR; the protein is encoded by the coding sequence ATGAACTCGACTTCGAAGCCTCACAACACAAGTGCTCGTAGTGGTCCGTTACACGACGTGATAGTCGTCGACCTCACGCGCGCACTCGCGGGTCCTCACGCGGCAATGATGCTCGGCGATCTGGGTGCCGACGTGATCAAGGTCGAATCACCTCACGGCGGCGACGACACCCGTGGGTGGGGGCCGCCTTTTGTGGAGCCCACGTTGGAACCACCGAACACACAACGGGAATCGACGTATTTTCTGTCCACGAACCGGAACAAGAAGTCGATCACGCTCGATCTGAAATCCGACAGTGGGCGCGCGACCCTCGAAGATCTCGTCTGCCGCGCCGATGTTCTCATGGAGAACTTCCGCACCGGAGTTCTCGATCGACTCGGATTCTCGACCGAGCGGTTGGCCGAACTCAATCCTCGACTGATCGTTCTGTCCATCAGCGGTTTCGGCCACGACGGCCCGGAAGGCGGTCGCGCCGGCTACGACCAGATCGCCCAGGGGGAAGCCGGACTCATGTCGCTGACCGGCTCGAGTCCGGACGACGTTCAACGAGTCGGAGTTCCGATCGCCGATCTTCTCGCCGGAATGTACGGGGCGTTCGGTGTCGTCGCGGCTTTGAAGGAACGCGAACAGACGGGGAAAGGCCGCGTTGTCCGAACGTCGCTCTTGGCCAGCGTGGTCGGTGTTCACGCGTTTCAAGGAACGAAGTGGACCGTCGCCGGTGAGGTAGGCACAGCGCAGGGCAACCACCATCCCTCCATCGCACCGTACGGGCTCTTTCGTACCGGCGATGGCGCAGTGCAGATCTCGGTCGGCAGCGAAAGCCTGTGGAGAAGATTCTGCGAAGGATTCGACCTCGACCCTGACGCCCCGGGTATGGCAACAAACGCCGAACGCGTCGAAAATCATTTCCAGGTCGTCGAATTGATCGAACGTACCTTCAAGCCGTACTCGCGTGACGAGCTTCTGACCGAACTCGACCGCATCGGAGTACCGGCAGGACGGGTTCGGACGATCTCCGAAGTGTACGAATGGGAGCAGACCCGATCACAGGGATTGCTCGTCGACGTCGACCACAGCACGCTCGGAAACATCACACTGCCCGGTCCACCGCTACGATTTTTCGATCCGGACGGAACCGAAGTGACGGAGACCCGCCACACTGCACCTCCGGTTCTCGGTGAAGACACTGACGAAATCATGTCATGGCTACAAGGATTCACCCGATGA
- the upp gene encoding uracil phosphoribosyltransferase, with protein sequence MDTTVVDHPLAASLLTTMRDARSDNATFRSALRRLTHMLVYEAMRGAKLEQFDIETPVAPTLGVRLANPPLLVPVLRAGLGMVEQASALIPQAGVGFVGMARDEKTHQPVPYLESLPADLSSTPVYVLDPMLATGGSIVRTIDLLIARGATDVTAICVVVAPEGIEALKNSGHPVRLLTASIDDGLNENAFLIPGLGDAGDRQFGPR encoded by the coding sequence ATGGACACCACTGTTGTCGACCATCCGCTGGCGGCATCGCTGCTCACGACCATGCGCGACGCTCGCAGCGACAACGCAACGTTCCGGTCCGCCTTGCGCAGACTGACCCATATGTTGGTCTACGAGGCCATGCGCGGCGCAAAACTGGAACAGTTCGACATCGAGACGCCAGTTGCTCCGACGCTGGGGGTGCGGCTGGCGAATCCACCACTCCTGGTCCCGGTCTTGCGAGCGGGCCTCGGCATGGTCGAACAGGCGAGTGCCCTCATTCCGCAGGCAGGCGTCGGTTTCGTGGGAATGGCACGAGACGAGAAGACACACCAGCCGGTTCCGTATCTGGAGTCCCTGCCTGCTGATCTGTCGAGCACCCCCGTCTACGTCCTCGATCCGATGTTGGCGACCGGTGGATCCATCGTCCGCACAATCGATCTGCTCATTGCACGCGGAGCCACCGATGTGACTGCAATATGTGTCGTCGTGGCTCCGGAAGGGATCGAAGCACTGAAGAACTCCGGACATCCGGTCCGGCTCCTCACAGCGAGCATCGACGACGGCCTGAACGAAAATGCTTTCCTGATACCTGGACTCGGAGACGCGGGCGATCGCCAATTCGGGCCGCGGTAG
- a CDS encoding aspartate aminotransferase family protein — protein sequence MASALWHGFADMGAVEKNGAFVVSRGEGAYIWDREGTRYLDATAGLWFTNVGHGRTEIADAVAAQLSKIAHFSNFGDFVPETTQVLAERLAAIAPVAGSKIFFTSGGSDSVDTAAKLARRYWHEVGQPEKTIIVGRQKAYHGMHVAGTALAGIPVNREGYGELMADAATVGWDDAKSLLELIEKIGANKIAAFFAEPIIGAGGVYLPPEGYLAEVRDICREHDILFVVDEVVTGFGRIGGEWFASTRFDLQPDMMTTAKGLTSGYVPMGAVFIAPRVAEPFYAGSWWRHGYTYGGHAGAAAAAMANLDILERENLLAESKRLEASLHTHLQPLAEHPRVAEVRSGLGAVAAVQLADPAEALPFVKTLREQGISGRAAGQGAMQISPTFVMTDDQVAEMAAGILAALG from the coding sequence ATGGCTTCGGCATTGTGGCACGGGTTCGCGGACATGGGCGCTGTGGAGAAGAACGGCGCGTTTGTCGTCTCACGCGGTGAGGGCGCGTACATCTGGGACCGCGAGGGCACTCGGTATCTGGATGCGACGGCGGGCCTGTGGTTCACCAATGTCGGGCACGGGCGCACGGAGATCGCGGATGCGGTAGCGGCTCAGTTGTCGAAGATCGCTCATTTCTCCAACTTCGGTGATTTCGTTCCCGAAACCACGCAGGTGTTGGCCGAGCGGTTGGCGGCCATCGCGCCGGTTGCCGGGAGCAAGATCTTCTTCACCTCGGGTGGTTCGGATTCGGTGGACACTGCGGCGAAGCTGGCTCGCCGGTACTGGCACGAGGTGGGGCAGCCGGAGAAGACGATCATCGTCGGACGCCAGAAGGCGTATCACGGAATGCACGTTGCCGGAACGGCTCTCGCTGGTATTCCGGTGAACCGTGAGGGGTACGGCGAGCTGATGGCGGATGCGGCGACCGTCGGCTGGGATGATGCGAAGAGTCTGCTCGAGTTGATCGAGAAGATCGGTGCGAACAAGATCGCTGCGTTCTTCGCGGAGCCGATCATCGGTGCGGGTGGGGTGTATCTGCCGCCGGAGGGGTATCTGGCGGAGGTGCGTGACATCTGCCGTGAGCACGACATTCTGTTTGTCGTCGACGAGGTCGTGACCGGTTTCGGCCGGATCGGTGGTGAGTGGTTCGCGTCCACTCGTTTCGATTTGCAGCCGGACATGATGACCACGGCAAAGGGTTTGACGTCGGGTTACGTTCCGATGGGTGCGGTGTTCATCGCGCCGCGGGTGGCGGAGCCGTTCTATGCGGGTTCGTGGTGGCGTCATGGTTACACGTACGGCGGGCATGCCGGTGCTGCTGCGGCGGCGATGGCGAACCTGGACATTCTCGAGCGTGAGAATCTGCTCGCGGAGTCGAAGCGTTTGGAGGCGTCGTTGCATACGCATCTGCAGCCGTTGGCGGAGCATCCGCGGGTGGCGGAGGTTCGTAGTGGGCTCGGTGCGGTCGCTGCGGTGCAGTTGGCTGATCCGGCGGAGGCGTTGCCGTTCGTGAAGACGCTTCGCGAGCAAGGTATTTCGGGTCGCGCCGCGGGTCAGGGTGCGATGCAGATTTCGCCGACGTTCGTCATGACAGATGATCAGGTCGCGGAGATGGCAGCAGGGATCCTCGCAGCCCTCGGCTAG
- a CDS encoding PucR family transcriptional regulator: MDRSAKYSSEELQHLPEGGDYRLTVRDVLELPSLRGAEVLAGHGGLRHLVQSVNVMEVPDILAWVKPNELLVTTGFPLRYGRTGELLDDTDLSDLVDGLARRGVAALAVKTGRYLDELPEAMLHMAEQRGLPLLVLPVTAGFDEVISEVFTKLVAKQSAALDIADRLHRSLTSIVLEGGDLPQIAAEFAALFDVSVLICSPDGRVLTEAGDSAALNALPLFESTGRFLTERVAVGLQNAPKGFPGQLALTRVVAGGTDHGRMVAYAGTHELGAVVVQALERAATVAALAVTKQLAVAAVESKFRGDFLRDALIGEAGSPAEVSAHFTQLGWDVTRPLTVVVAELDVDHPESQHANSTRTDQDRLSDGWQQVVRTHERTAPSVGFRHEVVTLFPTSTDRAVRDIEGLVRKVAGDRTSGRRSFSTGVSRVIYSLADLPAAYDQACTAVVVGRRINGPGQIAHFDELGVHRLLSLQTDKSELRSFTDDVLKSLSADNAEAADLRLTLQTLLDCNCNVAEASRALHMHYNTLRYRIGKLESVVGSFTDDPVLRLNVSLALQVMKMHEMS; this comes from the coding sequence ATGGATAGATCTGCCAAATATTCGAGCGAAGAGCTTCAACATTTGCCAGAAGGTGGCGACTACAGACTCACAGTTCGGGATGTCCTCGAGCTGCCCAGTCTGCGTGGAGCCGAAGTCCTTGCCGGGCACGGGGGCTTGCGCCACCTCGTTCAATCGGTGAACGTGATGGAAGTACCGGACATCCTCGCTTGGGTGAAGCCGAACGAGTTGTTGGTGACAACCGGGTTCCCGCTGCGCTACGGGCGAACCGGCGAGCTTCTCGACGACACAGATCTCAGTGACCTCGTCGACGGTCTTGCACGTCGAGGAGTCGCGGCACTTGCCGTGAAAACGGGCCGTTATCTCGACGAGCTGCCCGAGGCGATGCTGCACATGGCAGAGCAGCGAGGGCTTCCGCTGTTGGTTCTTCCCGTCACCGCGGGATTCGACGAGGTGATCTCGGAGGTCTTCACCAAGTTGGTGGCGAAGCAGTCCGCGGCACTCGACATTGCCGATCGACTTCACCGCTCGTTGACGTCGATCGTCTTGGAAGGTGGCGATCTACCTCAGATTGCCGCAGAATTCGCCGCGCTTTTCGACGTCAGCGTTCTCATCTGCTCGCCGGACGGAAGAGTGTTGACGGAGGCCGGAGATTCAGCCGCGCTGAACGCGCTTCCGTTGTTCGAAAGCACCGGTCGGTTCCTGACCGAACGGGTCGCTGTCGGTTTACAGAACGCGCCCAAAGGATTTCCTGGTCAGTTGGCGCTCACCCGGGTGGTGGCCGGCGGCACCGACCACGGCCGAATGGTGGCGTACGCCGGCACCCACGAACTCGGCGCAGTTGTCGTTCAAGCGCTGGAGCGAGCGGCCACCGTTGCCGCGCTGGCCGTCACCAAACAGCTGGCAGTTGCGGCAGTGGAATCCAAGTTCCGCGGCGACTTCCTCCGCGACGCACTGATAGGCGAAGCCGGCTCGCCAGCGGAAGTGAGCGCGCACTTCACCCAGTTGGGGTGGGATGTCACTCGTCCACTTACCGTTGTGGTTGCAGAACTCGACGTCGATCACCCGGAATCCCAGCACGCGAATTCCACTCGCACGGACCAAGATCGACTCAGCGACGGCTGGCAACAAGTGGTACGAACACACGAGCGGACAGCGCCGTCCGTCGGGTTTCGACACGAGGTGGTCACGCTTTTCCCGACCAGCACCGACCGTGCGGTTCGGGACATCGAAGGGTTGGTGCGCAAGGTTGCCGGCGATCGCACCAGCGGCCGCCGATCCTTCAGCACGGGAGTGAGCCGGGTGATCTACTCCCTGGCCGATCTACCCGCGGCCTACGACCAAGCCTGTACAGCCGTGGTCGTCGGCCGACGTATCAACGGGCCGGGGCAGATCGCACACTTCGACGAACTCGGTGTACACCGACTCCTCTCGCTCCAGACGGACAAGAGCGAACTGCGTTCGTTCACCGATGACGTTCTGAAGTCCTTGTCGGCGGACAACGCCGAAGCCGCTGACCTGCGTCTGACACTCCAGACCCTGCTCGACTGCAATTGCAATGTCGCCGAGGCCTCCCGGGCGCTACACATGCACTACAACACTTTGCGTTACAGAATCGGAAAGCTGGAGAGCGTCGTCGGATCGTTCACCGACGACCCCGTCCTTCGATTGAACGTCTCACTCGCCCTGCAGGTCATGAAGATGCACGAAATGTCATGA
- a CDS encoding amidase encodes MVHAADPVDESVSGAPENRELVMADAVTLSGLIRRREVSCVEVMDSFLDQIELHNPAVNAIVALRDREALTAEARERDSQLASGEYLGWMHGFPHAVKDLSAAKGLPFTSGSPMFADRIAEDDELFVKRIRSAGAIVIGKTNTPEFGLGSQTYNPVWGTTVSPYDNSRTAGGSSGGAAASLALRMLPVADGSDYMGSLRNPSAFNNVVGFRPSWGRIPETGFIAQGAVVGPMGRTVTDVAHLLSTMAGPDAYAPLGIREDPAVFTESLARVLKGSRIAWVGDWNGYLATEPGVLELCESSFEVFEQLGCRVEAALPDFKPEDIWQLFLRWRWWAQLGLIDQYNDPSLRELMKPELLWELEHAVTLSALDVTKAAEARNGWLSAITKMFETYDYILAPSAQVFPFDKNTHWPETVDGRSMDTYHRWMETVVPWTMAGVPVAGMPVGFDDRSLPMGIQIIGRHGADLDVLQLAYAFEQATQWVERVLPPALRVN; translated from the coding sequence ATGGTTCATGCTGCTGACCCTGTCGACGAGAGCGTTTCCGGTGCGCCCGAGAATCGCGAACTCGTCATGGCCGATGCGGTCACGCTCAGTGGTCTGATACGCAGGCGTGAAGTGTCGTGTGTCGAGGTGATGGACAGCTTCCTCGATCAGATCGAATTACATAACCCGGCGGTGAACGCGATCGTCGCATTGCGGGATCGGGAAGCGTTGACGGCGGAGGCGCGCGAGCGTGATTCGCAGTTGGCGAGTGGGGAGTATCTCGGTTGGATGCACGGGTTTCCGCATGCGGTGAAGGATCTTTCGGCAGCCAAGGGTCTGCCGTTCACGTCCGGGTCGCCGATGTTCGCGGACCGAATCGCCGAAGATGACGAACTGTTCGTCAAGCGGATCAGGTCTGCCGGTGCCATTGTGATCGGCAAGACGAACACACCGGAGTTCGGGCTCGGATCCCAGACGTACAACCCGGTGTGGGGTACGACGGTGTCGCCGTACGACAATTCGCGCACTGCCGGCGGTAGCAGCGGTGGCGCCGCAGCGTCGTTGGCGCTCCGCATGTTGCCGGTGGCTGATGGAAGCGATTACATGGGTTCGCTCCGAAACCCGTCGGCATTCAACAACGTTGTTGGGTTTCGACCATCCTGGGGTCGGATACCGGAGACGGGATTCATCGCTCAGGGCGCCGTTGTGGGCCCGATGGGCCGAACCGTCACCGACGTGGCTCACCTGCTTTCCACGATGGCGGGGCCGGATGCTTATGCACCGTTGGGGATTCGTGAGGATCCCGCGGTATTCACCGAAAGCCTCGCACGTGTTCTGAAGGGCTCTCGGATCGCATGGGTCGGTGACTGGAACGGTTACCTGGCAACCGAACCTGGAGTTCTCGAGTTGTGCGAATCCTCGTTCGAGGTCTTCGAACAGTTGGGGTGCCGCGTCGAGGCGGCGCTTCCCGACTTCAAACCCGAGGACATCTGGCAACTGTTCTTGCGGTGGCGTTGGTGGGCACAGCTCGGCTTGATCGATCAGTACAACGATCCGAGCTTGCGCGAGTTGATGAAGCCCGAACTGTTGTGGGAACTCGAGCACGCGGTCACACTGTCGGCTCTCGACGTGACCAAGGCCGCGGAGGCCCGCAACGGCTGGCTGTCGGCCATTACCAAGATGTTCGAAACCTACGACTACATTCTTGCGCCCAGTGCCCAGGTGTTTCCTTTCGACAAGAACACTCACTGGCCCGAGACCGTCGACGGCCGATCGATGGACACGTATCACCGGTGGATGGAGACGGTTGTTCCCTGGACGATGGCCGGGGTTCCGGTTGCGGGGATGCCGGTCGGCTTCGACGATCGTTCGCTTCCCATGGGTATCCAGATCATCGGTCGGCACGGAGCCGACTTGGACGTACTCCAACTCGCCTACGCATTCGAGCAGGCAACCCAGTGGGTCGAGCGGGTTCTTCCGCCCGCACTCCGCGTGAACTGA
- a CDS encoding uracil-xanthine permease family protein: MPIWTLHGDGKNIGAGEVVAPGERLSWARTIGLGGQHVVSMFGATFVFPIIMGLNPQLAVMMSGFCTLFFLLVVKGHVPSYLGTSAAFVGGVAAIRAQGGTTAEVTGAILVSGLVLGFVGIAIHFLGGGVISKALPPVVTGAVVMLIGFNLAPVVAGLYWPQDQWVALIVMVALIVMSVALRGFLGRIAILVALVFGYIFSWVLDRLSGPITSASGSGAPTEHFRVNWDSVHSASWFGLPPFSDEANGIVGIHAPSFSLTFIVLVLPGVIALVAENAGHVKAVAEITGDDLDPYIGRAIAGDGFATAIASAVGGSPTTTHAENIGVMAATRVYSTAAYVIAGFIAILLGFSPKFGAVMAATPGGVLGGILVVLFGMIGLLGAKIWKENGVDFGNPLNLMPIAAGLIIGIGDTALKFSDTFSLGGIALGTIVLIVMYHLCRLVGSWNPELNRPKSGRRPGATPGANASDDEREEPVAQLT, encoded by the coding sequence ATGCCGATCTGGACGTTGCACGGAGACGGAAAGAACATCGGAGCCGGTGAAGTGGTCGCTCCCGGCGAGCGACTCAGTTGGGCGAGAACCATCGGGTTGGGCGGCCAGCATGTCGTGTCGATGTTCGGCGCGACGTTCGTCTTCCCGATCATCATGGGCCTCAATCCTCAACTTGCCGTGATGATGTCAGGCTTTTGTACGCTCTTCTTCCTGCTGGTGGTCAAGGGGCACGTCCCTAGCTACCTCGGAACATCCGCAGCTTTTGTCGGTGGCGTTGCCGCCATTCGTGCCCAAGGTGGAACGACGGCCGAAGTGACCGGTGCGATTCTGGTGTCGGGGTTGGTTCTGGGATTCGTCGGCATCGCCATCCACTTTCTCGGCGGTGGCGTCATCAGTAAAGCGCTACCGCCGGTGGTCACCGGCGCTGTGGTGATGTTGATCGGCTTCAACCTGGCGCCCGTTGTCGCGGGGTTGTACTGGCCGCAGGATCAGTGGGTGGCACTGATCGTGATGGTTGCACTGATCGTGATGAGCGTTGCGCTACGCGGCTTCCTGGGACGTATCGCCATTCTCGTCGCGCTGGTTTTCGGCTACATCTTCTCGTGGGTCCTCGACCGGCTCTCCGGTCCGATCACGTCCGCCAGTGGTAGTGGCGCACCCACCGAGCACTTTCGTGTCAACTGGGATTCGGTGCACTCGGCGTCCTGGTTCGGGTTGCCGCCGTTCTCGGACGAAGCCAACGGGATCGTCGGTATCCACGCTCCCTCGTTCAGCCTCACGTTCATCGTTCTGGTGCTTCCCGGTGTCATCGCACTGGTCGCGGAAAACGCCGGACACGTCAAGGCCGTCGCCGAGATCACGGGCGACGATCTCGACCCGTACATCGGACGCGCCATTGCCGGTGACGGTTTTGCCACCGCCATCGCCAGCGCAGTAGGCGGCTCCCCTACGACGACGCATGCCGAGAACATCGGTGTCATGGCTGCCACGCGGGTGTACTCGACCGCCGCGTACGTGATTGCGGGTTTCATCGCGATCCTGCTCGGCTTCTCGCCCAAGTTCGGAGCAGTCATGGCGGCGACGCCCGGCGGCGTCCTGGGCGGAATTCTTGTGGTTCTGTTCGGCATGATCGGTCTGCTCGGCGCCAAGATCTGGAAAGAGAACGGCGTCGACTTCGGGAACCCGCTGAATCTGATGCCGATTGCCGCCGGTCTGATCATCGGTATCGGCGACACGGCGCTGAAGTTCAGTGACACGTTCTCGCTCGGAGGTATCGCGCTCGGCACCATCGTCTTGATCGTGATGTACCACCTCTGCCGGCTCGTGGGGTCCTGGAACCCTGAACTGAACAGGCCGAAGTCCGGCAGGCGGCCGGGCGCAACGCCGGGGGCGAATGCGTCAGATGACGAACGCGAAGAGCCCGTGGCGCAGCTCACGTGA
- a CDS encoding FAD binding domain-containing protein, with amino-acid sequence MKPSPLTYHRPSSVEDACRILSEVSHEGKVLAGGQSLVPLLSMRLAAPAHIVDIGSIPNLASVTSSEDEGVRFQALATHSVLAADEGARRVQPLLNRALQLVAHPTIRNRGTSVGSIVHADPSAEMPAVLTLLGGSVTVQSVRGTREIASTDLFAGPLESSLESDEIAVSVSVPAAEPGVGTAIDEIARRHGDYALVGVVARIRVVDGLVAEAHMTYVSAGELGQVVDYTNVLAGASATDQRDPRWRTLGECARAQIDTEADIHGTAAYRSQLVSALTARVGFAAATDALSENAVLAGKW; translated from the coding sequence ATGAAACCGTCGCCGCTGACTTATCACCGACCGTCCTCGGTCGAGGACGCGTGCCGAATCCTCTCCGAGGTCTCTCACGAGGGGAAGGTGCTCGCCGGTGGGCAATCGCTTGTGCCGCTGCTGTCCATGCGCCTCGCCGCGCCCGCCCACATCGTCGACATCGGATCGATCCCGAACCTCGCTTCGGTGACCTCGTCCGAAGACGAAGGAGTGCGGTTCCAGGCCCTGGCCACGCACTCGGTGCTGGCGGCCGACGAAGGTGCTCGTCGAGTCCAGCCTCTGCTGAACCGTGCTCTGCAGTTGGTAGCGCACCCCACGATCCGTAACCGCGGGACGAGCGTCGGCTCCATCGTCCACGCCGATCCGTCGGCGGAGATGCCGGCAGTCCTGACGCTGCTCGGGGGCAGCGTGACCGTCCAGTCGGTGCGTGGCACCCGCGAGATCGCGTCGACGGATCTCTTCGCCGGCCCTCTCGAGTCGAGCCTGGAATCAGACGAGATCGCGGTGTCGGTGTCGGTGCCCGCCGCCGAACCCGGCGTGGGAACCGCCATCGACGAGATCGCGCGTCGTCACGGTGACTATGCACTGGTCGGCGTCGTCGCCCGGATTCGTGTGGTCGACGGTCTGGTGGCCGAAGCGCACATGACGTACGTGTCCGCCGGAGAGCTGGGGCAGGTCGTGGACTACACGAACGTGTTGGCGGGGGCGTCCGCGACGGATCAGCGAGACCCGCGGTGGCGCACCCTCGGGGAATGCGCCCGCGCGCAGATAGATACCGAGGCAGACATTCACGGGACGGCGGCGTACCGCTCGCAGTTGGTGTCCGCGCTCACGGCGCGGGTCGGCTTCGCGGCGGCAACGGATGCTCTCAGTGAGAACGCAGTACTGGCAGGAAAGTGGTGA